Proteins encoded by one window of Bacillus rossius redtenbacheri isolate Brsri chromosome 14, Brsri_v3, whole genome shotgun sequence:
- the LOC134539034 gene encoding protein timeless isoform X1 yields MEWMVINPLEVHSTFALGVQVGDSYVANEDCLAVLNEILEKLLNEDKTAQKYRRTLGFSQVIKKDLLPLLINTKDNVKVLDATVRVLVNLTLPAECLLAVEPACRTDAGRIAVFEINHLLVTSKEAFADARVTRCVVEHMRGCLEKEADLSPAECDSINNCLLLLRNVLHIPQWWGNGGQRCRLQNQIMWNLFTHSVDKVMISLITGPHKSRWAVTLVQLVALMYKDQQVGLLQKLLNQWFEASLSDSSEDNESNTSPRAQGSVNSSPVLTSDPTSDSSDNGGGSVEKMSSLSSADCDSDFKRKTRKQCRLSPSDDGGAAMDSIQALRPARRKERPSVDSGQSSLLSSPARKGGQPGCPKLSPSPSDAVDCGYVTQAENQESVSTSSNEDDAPDFKRPVHQKPHMVQKSRPNSSKVAGPQDKKELRRKKLVKRSKTSMVNVKALVHHTPMDEDIFHLLKEFTVDFLLKGYGCLVRELYRQLVDNVSGAQLVDTSHFFWLVTYFLKFAAQLELDFKHVSEVLSWDVMAYLVYEGAHVCEQLETAAFFPGQDVKPYLRRMHLVVTAIREFLERVTAFKRMPHLSPENREHLQKLQLKVAAMEDLKGLFALLLGQYKPGVHSKQFLQDLVVTNHALMLFLDDVYKQPEYRGPASLGQHVELFATVDMMHKYGLLLEDFRENGEFVNDCVFTMMHHVAGDMGQASALFQPGILKTFSHIWETDFGVCDDWSDLIGYVVNKFVNAPQRAKALPEDVRAPAESVSGPLGADDAGWSREDWEKLSWFYCRSCDGQDPVGRVRQLFAEDGVTKPRADIIRQLFVQKVISPERHEQLLKTEAARCALDCSQESGSAVAGDVGGVRMDESSEGERGADENRPSSSDDMKELIGELRAEGMGDVVAWLQRLLLETCHVKLCVARGGPAEGDAVTEPIPLVHAMLRQSIPVVPWSGRQRAAMQRPCFAQLLHRLGFHLPADSGKAFARVPDFWTADAVYAAAERLGPVDVSALKFDVKLLRAAEQRPSDDDEEMAVSEASVPRDLAPFAVSRPKQMQSSVGRFTPVPNSVPNWLQLVAQTKRATPTLQPAGGCN; encoded by the exons CTGTTCTTAATGAGATCCTCGAGAAATTACTAAATGAGGATAAAACTGCCCAGAAGTACAGAAGAACTCTCGGGTTTTCTCAGGTTATAAAGAAg gatttacTGCCCCTTTTGATCAACACTAAAGATAATGTAAAAGTGCTCGATGCCACGGTGAG GGTCCTGGTGAACCTGACCCTTCCCGCGGAGTGCCTGCTGGCGGTGGAGCCCGCCTGCCGGACGGACGCCGGCCGCATCGCCGTGTTCGAGATCAACCACCTGCTGGTCACATCCAAGGAGGCGTTCGCGGATGCGCGCGTCACTCGCTGCGTCGTCGAGCACATGCGCGGCTGTCTGGAGAAG GAGGCAGACCTGAGCCCCGCCGAGTGCGACAGCATCAACAACTGCCTGCTGCTGCTGCGCAACGTGCTGCACATCCCGCAGTGGTGGGGGAACGGGGGCCAGCGCTGCCGCCTGCAGAACCAGATCATGTGGAACCTGTTCACGCACAGTGTCGACAAGGTCATGATCAGCCTCATCACAGGCCCGCACAAG TCGCGGTGGGCGGTGACCCTGGTGCAGCTCGTTGCCCTCATGTACAAGGACCAGCAGGTGGGGCTGCTGCAGAAGCTGCTCAACCAGTGGTTCGAGGCGTCGCTGAGCGACAGCTCCGAGGACAACGAGAGCAACACCTCCCCGCGG GCGCAGGGCTCCGTCAACTCCTCGCCCGTGCTGACCTCCGACCCGACCTCGGACTCGTCGGACAACGGCGGCGGCAGCGTGGAGAAGATGAGCTCGCTCTCCTCTGCCGACTGCGACTCCGACTTCAAG CGCAAGACGAGGAAGCAATGTCGCCTGTCACCAAGCGATGACGGAG GTGCCGCGATGGACTCGATCCAGGCGCTGCGCCCCGCCCGCAGGAAGGAGCGTCCCAGTGTCGACAGCGGACAGTCTTCCCTCCTCTCCTCGCCCGCCCGCAAG GGGGGCCAACCCGGCTGCCCCAAGTTGTCGCCGTCGCCGTCGGACGCCGTGGACTGCGGGTACGTCACGCAGGCTGAGAACCAGGAGTCCGTGTCGACTTCGAGCAACGAGGACGACGCGCCGGACTTCAAGAG GCCGGTCCACCAGAAGCCGCACATGGTGCAGAAGAGCCGGCCGAACAGCAGCAAGGTCGCCGGTCCCCAGGACAAGAAGGAGCTGCGGAGGAAGAAGCTGGTGAAGCGGAGCAAGACCTCCAT GGTGAACGTGAAGGCGCTGGTCCACCACACGCCCATGGACGAGGACATCTTCCACCTGCTGAAGGAGTTCACGGTGGACTTCCTGCTGAAGGGCTACGGCTGCCTGGTGCGCGAGCTGTACCGGCAGCTGGTCGACAACGTCAGCGGGGCGCAGCTCGTCGACACCTCCCACTTCTTCTGGCTCGTCACCTACTTCCTCAAGTTCGCGGCGCAGCTAGAGCTCGACTTCAAGCACGTCAG TGAGGTGCTGTCCTGGGACGTGATGGCGTACCTGGTGTACGAGGGCGCCCACGTGTGCGAGCAGCTCGAGACGGCTGCCTTCTTCCCGGGACAGGACGTCAAGCCGTACCTCAGGCGGATGCACCTG GTGGTGACGGCGATCAGAGAGTTCCTGGAGAGGGTCACCGCCTTCAAGAGAATGCCGCACCTCAGTCCCGAGAACAGGGAGCACCTTCAGAAACTACAGC TGAAGGTGGCTGCCATGGAGGACCTGAAGGGACTGTTCGCCCTGCTGCTGGGCCAGTACAAGCCGGGCGTGCACAGCAAGCAGTTCCTGCAGGACCTGGTCGTGACCAACCACGCGCTGATGCTGTTCCTCGACGACGTCTACAAGCAGCCAGAGTACCGCGGCCCGGCCAGCCTCGGCCAGCACGTCGAGCT GTTCGCGACCGTGGACATGATGCACAAGTACGGCCTGCTCCTCGAGGACTTCCGGGAGAACGGTGAGTTCGTCAACGACTGCGTCTTCACCATGATGCACCACGTGGCGGGCGACATGGGGCAGGCCTCCGCCCTCTTCCAGCCCGGCATCCTCAAGACCTTCTCGCACATCTGGGAGACCGACTTCGGGGTCTGCGAC GACTGGTCCGACCTCATAGGGTACGTGGTCAACAAGTTCGTGAACGCCCCGCAGCGGGCCAAGGCGTTGCCTGAAGACGTCCGCGCGCCGGCCGAGAGCGTCAGCGGTCCCCTGGGGGCGGACGACGCTGG GTGGTCGCGGGAGGACTGGGAGAAGCTGTCCTGGTTCTACTGCCGGAGCTGCGACGGCCAGGACCCGGTCGGGCGGGTGAGGCAGCTGTTCGCCGAGGACGGAGTCACCAAGCCCCGCGCCGAC ATCATCCGCCAGCTTTTCGTGCAGAAGGTGATTTCCCCGGAACGGCACGAGCAACTGCTGAAGACGGAGGCGGCG CGTTGTGCCCTTGACTGCTCCCAGGAGTCCGGCTCGGCCGTCGCGGGTGACGTCGGCGGCGTCAGGATGGACGAATCCTCCGAGGGTGAGCGCGGCGCGGATGAGAACCGCCCGTCCTCTTCGGATGACATGAAAGAGTTGATAG GTGAGCTCCGAGCGGAGGGCATGGGTGACGTGGTGGCGTGGCTGCAGCGGCTGCTGCTGGAGACGTGCCACGTGAAGCTGTGCGTGGCGCGCGGCGGCCCGGCCGAGGGTGACGCCGTCACCGAGCCCATCCCGCTGGTGCACGCCA TGCTGCGGCAGTCGATCCCGGTGGTGCCGTGGAGCGGGCGCCAGCGCGCCGCCATGCAGCGCCCGTGCTTCGCGCAGCTGCTGCACCGCCTGGGCTTTCACCTGCCCGCCGACTCGGGCAAGGCGTTCGCGCGCGTCCCCGACTTCTGGACGGCCGACGCCGTTTACGCCGCGGCCGAGCGCCTGGGGCCCGTCGACGTCT CCGCGCTGAAGTTCGACGTGAAGCTGCTGCGAGCGGCGGAGCAGCGCCCGTCCGACGACGACGAAGAGATGGCGGTCTCCGAGGCGAGCGTTCCCCGGGACCTCGCCCCCTTCGCCGTGTCCCGGCCCAAGCAGATGCAGTCCTCCGTGGGCCGCTTCACCCCCGT GCCCAACTCCGTCCCGAACTGGCTGCAGTTGGTTGCCCAGACGAAGCGAGCTACGCCGACGCTGCAGCCGGCTGGCGGATGCAACTAG
- the LOC134539034 gene encoding protein timeless isoform X2: MEWMVINPLEVHSTFALGVQVGDSYVANEDCLAVLNEILEKLLNEDKTAQKYRRTLGFSQVIKKDLLPLLINTKDNVKVLDATVRVLVNLTLPAECLLAVEPACRTDAGRIAVFEINHLLVTSKEAFADARVTRCVVEHMRGCLEKEADLSPAECDSINNCLLLLRNVLHIPQWWGNGGQRCRLQNQIMWNLFTHSVDKVMISLITGPHKSRWAVTLVQLVALMYKDQQVGLLQKLLNQWFEASLSDSSEDNESNTSPRGSVNSSPVLTSDPTSDSSDNGGGSVEKMSSLSSADCDSDFKRKTRKQCRLSPSDDGGAAMDSIQALRPARRKERPSVDSGQSSLLSSPARKGGQPGCPKLSPSPSDAVDCGYVTQAENQESVSTSSNEDDAPDFKRPVHQKPHMVQKSRPNSSKVAGPQDKKELRRKKLVKRSKTSMVNVKALVHHTPMDEDIFHLLKEFTVDFLLKGYGCLVRELYRQLVDNVSGAQLVDTSHFFWLVTYFLKFAAQLELDFKHVSEVLSWDVMAYLVYEGAHVCEQLETAAFFPGQDVKPYLRRMHLVVTAIREFLERVTAFKRMPHLSPENREHLQKLQLKVAAMEDLKGLFALLLGQYKPGVHSKQFLQDLVVTNHALMLFLDDVYKQPEYRGPASLGQHVELFATVDMMHKYGLLLEDFRENGEFVNDCVFTMMHHVAGDMGQASALFQPGILKTFSHIWETDFGVCDDWSDLIGYVVNKFVNAPQRAKALPEDVRAPAESVSGPLGADDAGWSREDWEKLSWFYCRSCDGQDPVGRVRQLFAEDGVTKPRADIIRQLFVQKVISPERHEQLLKTEAARCALDCSQESGSAVAGDVGGVRMDESSEGERGADENRPSSSDDMKELIGELRAEGMGDVVAWLQRLLLETCHVKLCVARGGPAEGDAVTEPIPLVHAMLRQSIPVVPWSGRQRAAMQRPCFAQLLHRLGFHLPADSGKAFARVPDFWTADAVYAAAERLGPVDVSALKFDVKLLRAAEQRPSDDDEEMAVSEASVPRDLAPFAVSRPKQMQSSVGRFTPVPNSVPNWLQLVAQTKRATPTLQPAGGCN; encoded by the exons CTGTTCTTAATGAGATCCTCGAGAAATTACTAAATGAGGATAAAACTGCCCAGAAGTACAGAAGAACTCTCGGGTTTTCTCAGGTTATAAAGAAg gatttacTGCCCCTTTTGATCAACACTAAAGATAATGTAAAAGTGCTCGATGCCACGGTGAG GGTCCTGGTGAACCTGACCCTTCCCGCGGAGTGCCTGCTGGCGGTGGAGCCCGCCTGCCGGACGGACGCCGGCCGCATCGCCGTGTTCGAGATCAACCACCTGCTGGTCACATCCAAGGAGGCGTTCGCGGATGCGCGCGTCACTCGCTGCGTCGTCGAGCACATGCGCGGCTGTCTGGAGAAG GAGGCAGACCTGAGCCCCGCCGAGTGCGACAGCATCAACAACTGCCTGCTGCTGCTGCGCAACGTGCTGCACATCCCGCAGTGGTGGGGGAACGGGGGCCAGCGCTGCCGCCTGCAGAACCAGATCATGTGGAACCTGTTCACGCACAGTGTCGACAAGGTCATGATCAGCCTCATCACAGGCCCGCACAAG TCGCGGTGGGCGGTGACCCTGGTGCAGCTCGTTGCCCTCATGTACAAGGACCAGCAGGTGGGGCTGCTGCAGAAGCTGCTCAACCAGTGGTTCGAGGCGTCGCTGAGCGACAGCTCCGAGGACAACGAGAGCAACACCTCCCCGCGG GGCTCCGTCAACTCCTCGCCCGTGCTGACCTCCGACCCGACCTCGGACTCGTCGGACAACGGCGGCGGCAGCGTGGAGAAGATGAGCTCGCTCTCCTCTGCCGACTGCGACTCCGACTTCAAG CGCAAGACGAGGAAGCAATGTCGCCTGTCACCAAGCGATGACGGAG GTGCCGCGATGGACTCGATCCAGGCGCTGCGCCCCGCCCGCAGGAAGGAGCGTCCCAGTGTCGACAGCGGACAGTCTTCCCTCCTCTCCTCGCCCGCCCGCAAG GGGGGCCAACCCGGCTGCCCCAAGTTGTCGCCGTCGCCGTCGGACGCCGTGGACTGCGGGTACGTCACGCAGGCTGAGAACCAGGAGTCCGTGTCGACTTCGAGCAACGAGGACGACGCGCCGGACTTCAAGAG GCCGGTCCACCAGAAGCCGCACATGGTGCAGAAGAGCCGGCCGAACAGCAGCAAGGTCGCCGGTCCCCAGGACAAGAAGGAGCTGCGGAGGAAGAAGCTGGTGAAGCGGAGCAAGACCTCCAT GGTGAACGTGAAGGCGCTGGTCCACCACACGCCCATGGACGAGGACATCTTCCACCTGCTGAAGGAGTTCACGGTGGACTTCCTGCTGAAGGGCTACGGCTGCCTGGTGCGCGAGCTGTACCGGCAGCTGGTCGACAACGTCAGCGGGGCGCAGCTCGTCGACACCTCCCACTTCTTCTGGCTCGTCACCTACTTCCTCAAGTTCGCGGCGCAGCTAGAGCTCGACTTCAAGCACGTCAG TGAGGTGCTGTCCTGGGACGTGATGGCGTACCTGGTGTACGAGGGCGCCCACGTGTGCGAGCAGCTCGAGACGGCTGCCTTCTTCCCGGGACAGGACGTCAAGCCGTACCTCAGGCGGATGCACCTG GTGGTGACGGCGATCAGAGAGTTCCTGGAGAGGGTCACCGCCTTCAAGAGAATGCCGCACCTCAGTCCCGAGAACAGGGAGCACCTTCAGAAACTACAGC TGAAGGTGGCTGCCATGGAGGACCTGAAGGGACTGTTCGCCCTGCTGCTGGGCCAGTACAAGCCGGGCGTGCACAGCAAGCAGTTCCTGCAGGACCTGGTCGTGACCAACCACGCGCTGATGCTGTTCCTCGACGACGTCTACAAGCAGCCAGAGTACCGCGGCCCGGCCAGCCTCGGCCAGCACGTCGAGCT GTTCGCGACCGTGGACATGATGCACAAGTACGGCCTGCTCCTCGAGGACTTCCGGGAGAACGGTGAGTTCGTCAACGACTGCGTCTTCACCATGATGCACCACGTGGCGGGCGACATGGGGCAGGCCTCCGCCCTCTTCCAGCCCGGCATCCTCAAGACCTTCTCGCACATCTGGGAGACCGACTTCGGGGTCTGCGAC GACTGGTCCGACCTCATAGGGTACGTGGTCAACAAGTTCGTGAACGCCCCGCAGCGGGCCAAGGCGTTGCCTGAAGACGTCCGCGCGCCGGCCGAGAGCGTCAGCGGTCCCCTGGGGGCGGACGACGCTGG GTGGTCGCGGGAGGACTGGGAGAAGCTGTCCTGGTTCTACTGCCGGAGCTGCGACGGCCAGGACCCGGTCGGGCGGGTGAGGCAGCTGTTCGCCGAGGACGGAGTCACCAAGCCCCGCGCCGAC ATCATCCGCCAGCTTTTCGTGCAGAAGGTGATTTCCCCGGAACGGCACGAGCAACTGCTGAAGACGGAGGCGGCG CGTTGTGCCCTTGACTGCTCCCAGGAGTCCGGCTCGGCCGTCGCGGGTGACGTCGGCGGCGTCAGGATGGACGAATCCTCCGAGGGTGAGCGCGGCGCGGATGAGAACCGCCCGTCCTCTTCGGATGACATGAAAGAGTTGATAG GTGAGCTCCGAGCGGAGGGCATGGGTGACGTGGTGGCGTGGCTGCAGCGGCTGCTGCTGGAGACGTGCCACGTGAAGCTGTGCGTGGCGCGCGGCGGCCCGGCCGAGGGTGACGCCGTCACCGAGCCCATCCCGCTGGTGCACGCCA TGCTGCGGCAGTCGATCCCGGTGGTGCCGTGGAGCGGGCGCCAGCGCGCCGCCATGCAGCGCCCGTGCTTCGCGCAGCTGCTGCACCGCCTGGGCTTTCACCTGCCCGCCGACTCGGGCAAGGCGTTCGCGCGCGTCCCCGACTTCTGGACGGCCGACGCCGTTTACGCCGCGGCCGAGCGCCTGGGGCCCGTCGACGTCT CCGCGCTGAAGTTCGACGTGAAGCTGCTGCGAGCGGCGGAGCAGCGCCCGTCCGACGACGACGAAGAGATGGCGGTCTCCGAGGCGAGCGTTCCCCGGGACCTCGCCCCCTTCGCCGTGTCCCGGCCCAAGCAGATGCAGTCCTCCGTGGGCCGCTTCACCCCCGT GCCCAACTCCGTCCCGAACTGGCTGCAGTTGGTTGCCCAGACGAAGCGAGCTACGCCGACGCTGCAGCCGGCTGGCGGATGCAACTAG
- the LOC134539034 gene encoding protein timeless isoform X3 has protein sequence MEWMVINPLEVHSTFALGVQVGDSYVANEDCLAVLNEILEKLLNEDKTAQKYRRTLGFSQVIKKDLLPLLINTKDNVKVLDATVRVLVNLTLPAECLLAVEPACRTDAGRIAVFEINHLLVTSKEAFADARVTRCVVEHMRGCLEKEADLSPAECDSINNCLLLLRNVLHIPQWWGNGGQRCRLQNQIMWNLFTHSVDKVMISLITGPHKSRWAVTLVQLVALMYKDQQVGLLQKLLNQWFEASLSDSSEDNESNTSPRAQGSVNSSPVLTSDPTSDSSDNGGGSVEKMSSLSSADCDSDFKRKTRKQCRLSPSDDGGAAMDSIQALRPARRKERPSVDSGQSSLLSSPARKGGQPGCPKLSPSPSDAVDCGYVTQAENQESVSTSSNEDDAPDFKRPVHQKPHMVQKSRPNSSKVAGPQDKKELRRKKLVKRSKTSMVNVKALVHHTPMDEDIFHLLKEFTVDFLLKGYGCLVRELYRQLVDNVSGAQLVDTSHFFWLVTYFLKFAAQLELDFKHVSEVLSWDVMAYLVYEGAHVCEQLETAAFFPGQDVKPYLRRMHLVVTAIREFLERVTAFKRMPHLSPENREHLQKLQLKVAAMEDLKGLFALLLGQYKPGVHSKQFLQDLVVTNHALMLFLDDVYKQPEYRGPASLGQHVELFATVDMMHKYGLLLEDFRENGEFVNDCVFTMMHHVAGDMGQASALFQPGILKTFSHIWETDFGVCDDWSDLIGYVVNKFVNAPQRAKALPEDVRAPAESVSGPLGADDAGWSREDWEKLSWFYCRSCDGQDPVGRVRQLFAEDGVTKPRADIIRQLFVQKVISPERHEQLLKTEAAESGSAVAGDVGGVRMDESSEGERGADENRPSSSDDMKELIGELRAEGMGDVVAWLQRLLLETCHVKLCVARGGPAEGDAVTEPIPLVHAMLRQSIPVVPWSGRQRAAMQRPCFAQLLHRLGFHLPADSGKAFARVPDFWTADAVYAAAERLGPVDVSALKFDVKLLRAAEQRPSDDDEEMAVSEASVPRDLAPFAVSRPKQMQSSVGRFTPVPNSVPNWLQLVAQTKRATPTLQPAGGCN, from the exons CTGTTCTTAATGAGATCCTCGAGAAATTACTAAATGAGGATAAAACTGCCCAGAAGTACAGAAGAACTCTCGGGTTTTCTCAGGTTATAAAGAAg gatttacTGCCCCTTTTGATCAACACTAAAGATAATGTAAAAGTGCTCGATGCCACGGTGAG GGTCCTGGTGAACCTGACCCTTCCCGCGGAGTGCCTGCTGGCGGTGGAGCCCGCCTGCCGGACGGACGCCGGCCGCATCGCCGTGTTCGAGATCAACCACCTGCTGGTCACATCCAAGGAGGCGTTCGCGGATGCGCGCGTCACTCGCTGCGTCGTCGAGCACATGCGCGGCTGTCTGGAGAAG GAGGCAGACCTGAGCCCCGCCGAGTGCGACAGCATCAACAACTGCCTGCTGCTGCTGCGCAACGTGCTGCACATCCCGCAGTGGTGGGGGAACGGGGGCCAGCGCTGCCGCCTGCAGAACCAGATCATGTGGAACCTGTTCACGCACAGTGTCGACAAGGTCATGATCAGCCTCATCACAGGCCCGCACAAG TCGCGGTGGGCGGTGACCCTGGTGCAGCTCGTTGCCCTCATGTACAAGGACCAGCAGGTGGGGCTGCTGCAGAAGCTGCTCAACCAGTGGTTCGAGGCGTCGCTGAGCGACAGCTCCGAGGACAACGAGAGCAACACCTCCCCGCGG GCGCAGGGCTCCGTCAACTCCTCGCCCGTGCTGACCTCCGACCCGACCTCGGACTCGTCGGACAACGGCGGCGGCAGCGTGGAGAAGATGAGCTCGCTCTCCTCTGCCGACTGCGACTCCGACTTCAAG CGCAAGACGAGGAAGCAATGTCGCCTGTCACCAAGCGATGACGGAG GTGCCGCGATGGACTCGATCCAGGCGCTGCGCCCCGCCCGCAGGAAGGAGCGTCCCAGTGTCGACAGCGGACAGTCTTCCCTCCTCTCCTCGCCCGCCCGCAAG GGGGGCCAACCCGGCTGCCCCAAGTTGTCGCCGTCGCCGTCGGACGCCGTGGACTGCGGGTACGTCACGCAGGCTGAGAACCAGGAGTCCGTGTCGACTTCGAGCAACGAGGACGACGCGCCGGACTTCAAGAG GCCGGTCCACCAGAAGCCGCACATGGTGCAGAAGAGCCGGCCGAACAGCAGCAAGGTCGCCGGTCCCCAGGACAAGAAGGAGCTGCGGAGGAAGAAGCTGGTGAAGCGGAGCAAGACCTCCAT GGTGAACGTGAAGGCGCTGGTCCACCACACGCCCATGGACGAGGACATCTTCCACCTGCTGAAGGAGTTCACGGTGGACTTCCTGCTGAAGGGCTACGGCTGCCTGGTGCGCGAGCTGTACCGGCAGCTGGTCGACAACGTCAGCGGGGCGCAGCTCGTCGACACCTCCCACTTCTTCTGGCTCGTCACCTACTTCCTCAAGTTCGCGGCGCAGCTAGAGCTCGACTTCAAGCACGTCAG TGAGGTGCTGTCCTGGGACGTGATGGCGTACCTGGTGTACGAGGGCGCCCACGTGTGCGAGCAGCTCGAGACGGCTGCCTTCTTCCCGGGACAGGACGTCAAGCCGTACCTCAGGCGGATGCACCTG GTGGTGACGGCGATCAGAGAGTTCCTGGAGAGGGTCACCGCCTTCAAGAGAATGCCGCACCTCAGTCCCGAGAACAGGGAGCACCTTCAGAAACTACAGC TGAAGGTGGCTGCCATGGAGGACCTGAAGGGACTGTTCGCCCTGCTGCTGGGCCAGTACAAGCCGGGCGTGCACAGCAAGCAGTTCCTGCAGGACCTGGTCGTGACCAACCACGCGCTGATGCTGTTCCTCGACGACGTCTACAAGCAGCCAGAGTACCGCGGCCCGGCCAGCCTCGGCCAGCACGTCGAGCT GTTCGCGACCGTGGACATGATGCACAAGTACGGCCTGCTCCTCGAGGACTTCCGGGAGAACGGTGAGTTCGTCAACGACTGCGTCTTCACCATGATGCACCACGTGGCGGGCGACATGGGGCAGGCCTCCGCCCTCTTCCAGCCCGGCATCCTCAAGACCTTCTCGCACATCTGGGAGACCGACTTCGGGGTCTGCGAC GACTGGTCCGACCTCATAGGGTACGTGGTCAACAAGTTCGTGAACGCCCCGCAGCGGGCCAAGGCGTTGCCTGAAGACGTCCGCGCGCCGGCCGAGAGCGTCAGCGGTCCCCTGGGGGCGGACGACGCTGG GTGGTCGCGGGAGGACTGGGAGAAGCTGTCCTGGTTCTACTGCCGGAGCTGCGACGGCCAGGACCCGGTCGGGCGGGTGAGGCAGCTGTTCGCCGAGGACGGAGTCACCAAGCCCCGCGCCGAC ATCATCCGCCAGCTTTTCGTGCAGAAGGTGATTTCCCCGGAACGGCACGAGCAACTGCTGAAGACGGAGGCGGCG GAGTCCGGCTCGGCCGTCGCGGGTGACGTCGGCGGCGTCAGGATGGACGAATCCTCCGAGGGTGAGCGCGGCGCGGATGAGAACCGCCCGTCCTCTTCGGATGACATGAAAGAGTTGATAG GTGAGCTCCGAGCGGAGGGCATGGGTGACGTGGTGGCGTGGCTGCAGCGGCTGCTGCTGGAGACGTGCCACGTGAAGCTGTGCGTGGCGCGCGGCGGCCCGGCCGAGGGTGACGCCGTCACCGAGCCCATCCCGCTGGTGCACGCCA TGCTGCGGCAGTCGATCCCGGTGGTGCCGTGGAGCGGGCGCCAGCGCGCCGCCATGCAGCGCCCGTGCTTCGCGCAGCTGCTGCACCGCCTGGGCTTTCACCTGCCCGCCGACTCGGGCAAGGCGTTCGCGCGCGTCCCCGACTTCTGGACGGCCGACGCCGTTTACGCCGCGGCCGAGCGCCTGGGGCCCGTCGACGTCT CCGCGCTGAAGTTCGACGTGAAGCTGCTGCGAGCGGCGGAGCAGCGCCCGTCCGACGACGACGAAGAGATGGCGGTCTCCGAGGCGAGCGTTCCCCGGGACCTCGCCCCCTTCGCCGTGTCCCGGCCCAAGCAGATGCAGTCCTCCGTGGGCCGCTTCACCCCCGT GCCCAACTCCGTCCCGAACTGGCTGCAGTTGGTTGCCCAGACGAAGCGAGCTACGCCGACGCTGCAGCCGGCTGGCGGATGCAACTAG